The following are encoded together in the Roseobacter denitrificans OCh 114 genome:
- a CDS encoding FAD-dependent monooxygenase has protein sequence MTGTALVIGGGIGGLAAATALAQRGVAVTLVEQAPEISEVGAGLQISPNGLAVLRALGVEADLDQAGAVQAREVVLENHLGGRQVARLDLTRLEGQRYLFVHRADLVACLLAAAQWAGVAIELGRRVARIQPGVMSEVHFADGSQQRAHLLVCADGLHSVGRAALQGSSEPFFTGQVAWRATVPASGLPATPRATVTMGPGRHIVRYPLRESGLINIVAVQERQAWAAEGWDHTDDPQNLRDAFCDFDGPVKDALSRVEKVNLWGLFRHPVAQTWHAGGTVLLGDAAHPTLPFLAQGANMALEDAWVLVEVATQGADWARYQARRKPRVEKVVAAATGNAWKYHLRPGPFRWAAHRALTLGSTLAPGLMMSQFEWLYGYDVTKAPE, from the coding sequence ATGACGGGCACGGCACTTGTGATCGGGGGCGGTATTGGTGGCTTGGCTGCGGCCACTGCATTGGCGCAGCGCGGCGTCGCGGTCACGCTGGTTGAACAAGCGCCTGAGATCAGCGAAGTGGGCGCAGGTTTGCAGATCAGTCCGAACGGGCTGGCTGTGTTGCGCGCGCTCGGCGTCGAAGCTGACCTGGATCAGGCGGGTGCGGTGCAGGCACGGGAAGTGGTCCTTGAAAACCATCTGGGCGGTCGGCAAGTTGCGCGGCTCGATCTGACACGGCTGGAGGGGCAGCGGTATCTTTTTGTCCACCGGGCGGATCTGGTGGCCTGTCTTCTGGCGGCGGCACAGTGGGCCGGTGTTGCGATCGAACTGGGCCGCAGGGTCGCCCGCATCCAACCCGGTGTCATGTCCGAGGTGCATTTTGCGGATGGCAGCCAGCAGCGGGCGCACTTGCTGGTCTGCGCAGACGGGTTGCATTCAGTAGGCCGCGCGGCCCTTCAGGGGTCATCGGAGCCGTTTTTCACCGGGCAGGTGGCGTGGCGGGCCACGGTGCCGGCCTCAGGTTTGCCCGCTACGCCAAGGGCGACAGTGACAATGGGGCCGGGGCGGCACATCGTGCGCTATCCGCTGCGCGAAAGCGGATTGATCAATATCGTGGCCGTTCAGGAGCGACAGGCATGGGCAGCGGAAGGGTGGGATCACACCGATGATCCGCAAAACCTGCGCGATGCATTTTGTGACTTTGATGGACCGGTGAAGGACGCTTTAAGCCGTGTCGAAAAAGTCAATCTTTGGGGGCTGTTTCGCCATCCTGTGGCGCAGACCTGGCATGCAGGGGGAACCGTTTTGCTGGGCGATGCCGCACATCCGACGCTGCCGTTTCTGGCGCAGGGGGCCAATATGGCGTTGGAGGATGCCTGGGTGCTGGTCGAGGTTGCAACGCAGGGTGCGGATTGGGCGCGCTATCAGGCGCGGCGCAAACCGCGCGTGGAGAAGGTGGTTGCTGCAGCGACGGGCAACGCATGGAAGTACCACCTGCGACCCGGCCCGTTTCGCTGGGCCGCACATCGTGCGCTGACGTTGGGATCAACATTGGCGCCGGGTCTGATGATGTCGCAGTTTGAGTGGCTTTATGGGTACGATGTGACCAAGGCGCCGGAATGA
- the dksA gene encoding RNA polymerase-binding protein DksA, whose protein sequence is MKQEVFLPDDYRPAEDEPFMNERQVEYFRRKLLNWRAELLAGSKDTIEGLQDGTRNIPDVADRASEETDRALELRTRDRQRKLVSKIDGALRRIDEGEFGYCSVTGEPISLKRLDARPIATMSLEAQERHERREKVHRDD, encoded by the coding sequence ATGAAACAAGAAGTGTTTTTACCGGATGATTACCGTCCGGCCGAAGACGAGCCATTCATGAATGAACGGCAGGTTGAGTATTTCAGACGTAAACTGCTGAACTGGCGGGCCGAGCTTTTGGCGGGCAGCAAGGACACGATTGAAGGGCTTCAGGACGGCACGCGTAACATTCCCGATGTTGCCGACCGCGCGTCCGAAGAAACAGACCGCGCGCTGGAATTGCGCACACGCGACCGCCAGCGCAAATTGGTCAGCAAGATCGATGGCGCGCTGCGTCGCATTGATGAGGGCGAGTTCGGATACTGCTCAGTCACGGGCGAGCCGATCTCTTTGAAGCGGTTGGATGCGCGTCCGATTGCGACCATGAGCCTTGAGGCGCAGGAACGTCATGAGCGCCGCGAGAAAGTGCATCGCGACGATTGA
- a CDS encoding AAA family ATPase, giving the protein MKFQSTDDYVATDDLTVAVNAAVTLERPLLVKGEPGTGKTELARQVSQSLGLRMIEWNVKSTTRAQQGLYEYDAVSRLRDSQLGDARVHDVKNYIRKGKLWQAFEAEEKVVLLIDEVDKADIEFPNDLLQELDKMEFFVYETGETISARHRPIVIITSNNEKELPDAFLRRCFFHYIRFPDPETLRKIVEVHHPGIKDALLTAALTQFYDIREQAGLKKKPSTSEVLDWLKLLLAEDMTAADLKSSGTSALPKLHGALLKNEQDVHLFERLAFMARSGR; this is encoded by the coding sequence ATGAAATTCCAAAGCACGGATGATTACGTTGCAACCGATGATCTGACCGTTGCGGTCAATGCGGCTGTCACGCTCGAACGCCCCTTGCTCGTTAAAGGCGAACCCGGCACCGGCAAGACCGAACTGGCCCGTCAGGTGAGCCAGTCACTGGGCCTGCGGATGATTGAATGGAACGTCAAATCGACAACGCGCGCGCAGCAGGGTCTCTATGAATATGATGCGGTCAGCCGTCTGCGCGACAGCCAGCTGGGTGATGCGCGCGTACATGATGTCAAGAACTACATCCGCAAGGGCAAGCTGTGGCAGGCCTTTGAGGCCGAGGAAAAAGTCGTTCTGCTGATCGACGAAGTGGACAAGGCCGACATCGAATTCCCGAACGATTTGTTGCAGGAACTCGACAAGATGGAATTCTTTGTCTACGAGACAGGCGAGACCATTTCGGCGCGCCATCGCCCGATTGTGATCATCACCTCCAACAATGAAAAAGAGCTGCCGGACGCGTTTCTGCGCCGCTGCTTTTTCCACTATATCCGGTTTCCAGACCCCGAAACACTGCGCAAGATCGTCGAAGTCCATCACCCCGGCATCAAGGATGCCTTGCTGACCGCCGCACTGACGCAGTTTTATGACATCCGCGAACAGGCGGGGCTCAAGAAAAAACCCTCGACCTCCGAAGTGCTGGATTGGCTGAAACTGCTGCTGGCAGAGGATATGACAGCCGCCGACCTCAAATCTTCAGGCACAAGCGCCCTGCCCAAACTGCATGGCGCTCTGTTGAAGAATGAACAGGACGTCCATCTGTTTGAACGGCTTGCCTTCATGGCCCGCAGTGGGCGCTAG
- a CDS encoding GNAT family N-acetyltransferase, whose amino-acid sequence MSNTPPITVRALRPKDKPQWAQLWCDYLAFYEATRPQEIYDLYFDRLIGTDPQDFNALVADSDGRLVGLAHYLFHRHGWSIENTCYLQDLYAVPEARGMGVGRALIEAVYAEADAAGVPCVYWLTQDFNAPARQLYDRIGVKTPFIKYART is encoded by the coding sequence ATGTCGAACACCCCACCGATAACTGTGCGCGCTTTGCGCCCCAAAGACAAACCTCAATGGGCGCAGCTGTGGTGCGATTATCTCGCGTTTTACGAGGCAACACGGCCACAGGAGATTTATGATCTCTATTTCGACAGGCTGATCGGCACTGATCCACAGGATTTCAACGCGCTGGTCGCTGACTCGGATGGCAGACTGGTTGGCCTTGCGCATTATCTGTTTCACCGCCACGGCTGGTCGATTGAAAACACATGTTATCTGCAGGACCTCTACGCGGTCCCTGAGGCGCGTGGCATGGGCGTGGGTCGCGCGCTGATCGAAGCGGTTTATGCAGAGGCTGACGCAGCAGGCGTACCGTGCGTTTACTGGCTGACGCAGGATTTCAATGCACCGGCGCGCCAGCTTTATGATCGCATTGGGGTGAAAACCCCCTTCATCAAATACGCCCGCACGTGA